In one Nerophis ophidion isolate RoL-2023_Sa unplaced genomic scaffold, RoL_Noph_v1.0 HiC_scaffold_128, whole genome shotgun sequence genomic region, the following are encoded:
- the LOC133547495 gene encoding oocyte zinc finger protein XlCOF8.4-like has protein sequence MCERRIAKYEEELCPTKEEKERQHQLLDAVFKKHQVVLHRTDLDEAHRPGEQEEERQSPHLHEEEEVPHSQHIKEGGEEPQPPHIKEEDETPQTHNVKLTLHIKGQAEDPLILHIKKEEEDLPTPYFKEQENPLTPYYKTEEEDPLTPYVKEEEEEQDLPHIKEEEEDQEPPHIKEEEEEEGISQPKWLEEFPVTGVPVKSEDDEVKGESEERGGGEPPSSSSTQHMTTEADGDHCGGSQADKLLAPLSDSEDTTSHSPDTDDEDSKDDKTCHTDNTHFTSSLCHKTFKYHCSLKRHMRTHTGEKPFSCSLCSKGFRQSINLKVHMRTHTGEKRFSCSTCGKGFTQSQSLKRHIRTHTREKPFSCSLCSKGFTQSINLKVHMRTHTGEKPFSCSICGKGFRESQHLKRHKRTHTGEKPFSCSTCGKGFVESQSLKVHMRTHNGEKPFSCSICGKGFAQNQSLKRHMRTHTGEKPFSCSICGKGFVKSQGLKVHMRTHIGEKPFSCSICGKCFAQGQHLKRHMRTHL, from the exons atgtgcgaaagaaggatagcaaagtatgaggaggaactttgtccaacaaaagaggagaaggagcgacaacatcaactactggacgctgttttcaagaaacatcaagttgtgttacacagaacag ACCTCGATGAAGCACATCGTCCTGGTGAGCAGGAGGAGGAACGACAGTCCCCCCATTTAcacgaggaagaagaggtaccacattcccaacacatcaaagagggaggagaggagccacagcccccccacattaaagaggaagacgagacgccacagacccataatgttaaactgacccttcacattaaagggcaagcggaggacccactgatcttacacatcaaaaaggaagaggaagacctACCGACTCCttactttaaggagcaagagaacccgcTGACCCCCTACTATAAAacggaagaggaggacccactaacCCCCTacgttaaagaggaagaggaggagcaagatctgccgcacattaaagaggaagaggaggaccaagagccgccgcacattaaagaggaagaggaggaagagggcatcagtcagcctaaatggttggaggagttcccagtgactggtgtccctgtgaagagtgaagatgatgaggtgaaaggtgaaagtgaggagaggggagggggggagcctccaagcagcagctcaacacaacacatgacaacagaagctgatggagaccactgtggaggatcacaagcagacaagctcttagctccactatcagatagtgaggacacaacgtcacactctcctgacactgatgatgaagactctaaagatgataagacatgtcacactgacaacactcacttcacatcttctctctgtcacaaaacttttaaataccattgtagtctgaaaagacacatgagaacacacactggagaaaaacctttttcttgttcactctgcagtaaaggttttagacaaagtatcaatttgaaagtacacatgagaacacacactggtgaaaaacgtttttcctgttcaacctgtggtaaaggttttacacaaagtcagagtttgaaaagacatattagaacacacactagagaaaaacctttttcttgttcactctgtagtaaaggttttacacaaagtatcaatttgaaggtacacatgagaacacacaccggtgaaaaacctttttcctgttcaatctgtggtaaaggttttagagaaagtcaacatttgaaaagacacaagagaacacacactggtgaaaaacctttttcctgttctacctgtggtaaaggttttgttgaaagtcagagtttgaaagtacacatgagaacacacaatggtgaaaaacctttttcttgttcaatctgtggtaaaggttttgcacaaaatcagagtttgaaaagacacatgagaacacacactggagaaaaacctttttcctgttcaatctgtggtaaaggcttTGTTAAAAGTCAgggtttgaaagtacacatgagaacacacattggtgaaaaacctttctcctgttcaatctgtggtaaatgcTTTGCACaaggtcaacatttgaaaagacacatgagaacacacttgtga